In Sulfitobacter sp. LCG007, the sequence CCCCGCAGCAGCGCACGACCGTCGAGAGGCCGGCCGTAGGGATCGATGATCCGCCCGATCCAGCTGTCGCATGGTGACAGCCCGCTCGCCTCGCCCAACGCCACGCGATCCCCCAATGCCACGCCATCGGGGCTTTCGTCAGGAAGCAGGACCAGCCGGTCATCGGCCAGCCGCAGCACCTCTCCGGTCAGCTTTCCGCTGCGTCGGTAGATGGTTACCGGGTCGCCGATCCGGGCCAGCCCGGTCAGCCCGCGCACATGCACCACGCCGGCGTCGACGCGGATCACGCGCCCGATGTGTCGCACCGGCACGAGATCCGAAATCTGGTTCGAAATCTCCGAGATCGAGAAGGACGAGGTCATGACAATCCTTTGTAACCGCACACTGTTTCTAAAGGATTCGCAGTTAAGCCTTGATGAAACGCACGAGGAAGAATCCCGATGTTCGACAGACTCGATGTCTTCAAGATGTCGTATGCAATGGCGGTTCATGCCGGCCACAGGCAGGCGGTCGTGGCCCAGAACGTGGCCAACGCCGACACGCCCGGCTATCAGGCACGCGACGTCGCCTCCTTTTCCGACAGCTTCAGGTCGACGGCACTTTCCGCAGGTCAGGTCCAGAAAGCCACGCGCCCCGGCCACCTCAACGGCGCATCCTCCGCAGTGCCTGCCTCGGCCACCGTCGACCGCGACGCAGAGGCGTCACCCAACGGCAATACCGTATCGCTCGAGATGGAGATGCTGAAATCCATCGACGCAAAGCGCAGCCACGATCGGGCGCTGGCCATCTACAAGTCGTCGCTGAACATCCTGCGACTGAACCTGGCACGCTGACGGAGGCAGGCGAATGAGCGATTTCAACAATTCCCTGAACGTTTCGGCAAGCGGTCTGAAGGCGCAGGCGACCCGCCTGCGTCACCTGTCCGAGAATATCTCGAACGCCGACACGCCCGGATACCGTCGCAAGACGATTTCGTTCCGGACCGCCTTCGATGCCAATCGCGACGTTGAGATGGTGGAGACAAGCAAGGTGCACCTCGACCGCCGCGATCTGGAACGGATCTACGATCCCTCGCATCCCATGGCGGACGAGGACGGCTATTTCGAGGGGTCGAACGTCGACCTGATGATCGAGATCGGCGATGCCCGCGAGGCCCAGCGAAGCTACGAGGCCAATCTCAAGATGTTCGAAATGGCACGCAAGATGTCGGGCGGGCTGATGGACCTGCTGCGCAAGTGACCAAGCATCTTGGCGCCGAAAGGCGCCACCTGAAACAGGAGTTCCAGAATGGACATGAAGGCCATATCCGCCATCCGCAAGTATTCCGACGCGCGCCCCGCGACCGAACCCAGGCCTGTCGATTCCGGGATCGGCGGCGTGTTCGGCGATGCGGCGATGGATTTCGCGCAGACACTCGCACAAAGCGAGGATCTCTCGAAGGCGTCCATGATCGGGGATGCCGATCCGCATGCCCTGGTGCAGGCCCTCGCGCAGACCGAGCTTGCCGTCGAGACCGCGGTAACCGTGCGCAACAAGGTCGTCGAAGCCTACCAGGAAATCCTGCGGATGCCGGTCTGAGATGCTCGATGAGATCGTCTTTTTCGACACCCTGCAGCAGGGGCTCTGGATCGCGGTCGTCGTCTCGATCCCCATCCTGACGGCCGCGCTGGTCACCGGTGTTTCGATCGGTCTCGTCCAGGCGCTCACCTCGATCCAGGAAATGACCCTGACCTTCGTGCCGAAGCTCGCCGCCATCGTCATCGTCTTCTGGATGTCGATGGACTTCATGACCCAGACAATCGTGTCCTTCTTCCAGGAACGCATCGTTCCCCTGATCGCCGGAGGCTGACCCTTGGACAACGCCGGATATACCACCCTGACCCGCCAGGCCGGGCTGATGCGCGAAATGCGCGTGATCGCAAACAACATCGCGAACGCGGCGACGTCGGGCTATCGTCAGGAGGGCCTGATCTTCTCGGAATACGTCAAGTCCGTCGATGGGGCCGAAAGCCTGTCGATGGGGCAGGGCAACGTCTACAACACGTCCTATGCCCAGGGACCTCTCACGCAGACCGGCGGCGGGTTCGATTTCGCGATCGAGGGCGACGGTTTCTTCCTTGTCGAGACACCGGCGGGGCAGCGCCTGACGCGCAACGGATCGTTCTCTCCCAGCGCCGCGGGCGAACTGGTGACCTTCGACGGCTTCCGCGTGCTCGATGCGGGCGGTGCGCCTGTGTTCGTGCCTCAGGGCGTCTCGGACGTCGCGGTTTCAGCCGATGGCACGATGAGCTCGGATGGCGTGCCGATCGGCCAGATCGGCCTCGTGCGGCCGCTCGATCCGGGCGGGATGGTGCGCGAAGACGGCGTGATGTTCCGTGCCGATGGCGGTCAGGAACCGGCCGTCGGTGCCCGGGTCATGCAAGGTTTCATCGAGAATTCAAACGTCGACCCGGTCCTGCAGATCGCCCGGATGATCGAGGTACAGCGCGCCTACGAGGCTGGCTCGAGCTTTCTCGAGACCGAAGACGAACGCATCCGCCAGTCCATAAAGACGCTGACGGAATAGATCACATCAACCCAGGAGGAGCCGCATGCGCGCCCTGAAGATCGCCGCCACGGGCATGAGTGCCCAGCAGATGCGGGTCGAGACGATTTCGAACAACCTCGCCAACATGAGCACGACGGGCTACAACGCCCGGCGGGCCGAATTCGCCGACCTGCACTACCAGCAGGTCGCGCGCGCCGGCACGATCAACGCCACCGACGGCACGACATTGCCCACGGGGGTTCAGCTCGGCCTCGGGGTGCGACCCGCCTCGGTCACCGTGCAGCTTCAGCAGGGCACGCTCGCACAGTCCGGGGGCGATCTCGACGTCGCCATCGAAGGGGCGGGGTATCTCGAGGTTCTGATGCCGTCGGGCGAGACCGCCTACAGCCGCGACGGTGCGCTGAAACGTTCCGGAGAAGGCATGATCGTGACCTCGGACGGCTTTCCGGTCGAACCGCAGATCGTGATCCCGGACGACGCGCGCAGCATATCCATCAGCCCCGATGGCGAGGTCTATGCGTATTTCGCCGACGCGGTGGACGCACAGCTTCTCGGCCAGTTCAATCTGACCGGCTTCACCAATGCCAAGGGTCTCGAGGCGATCGGCTCGAACATGTTCCTCGAGACCGAGGCTTCCGGGCCCCCGCTGACCTCCACTCCCGGCCAGGACGGTCTCGGCACGCTGCGTCAGGGCTATCTCGAGGACAGCTCCGTCGATGCGGTGCGCGAGATCACCGAGCTGATCGAGGCGCAGCGGGGCTACGAGATGAACGCCAAGGTCATCACGGCCGCCGACCAGATGATGGCGGCGACGTCTCAGGTCCGATGACAGTTCTCAGATTTGCCCTTGTCCTGGCCGCGATCGGCCAGGCCGCGCCCGCGGACATTGTGGTTCCGACGCGCACGATCCGCGCCAACGCCATCGTCACCGAGGGCGATGTCACGGCACAGCCCGGCGAGAATCCGGATGCCTTCGACCGTCCCGGCGATGTCATCGGCCAGGAAGCGCGGGTCACGCTCTTCGCTGGCCGTCCGATCCGCCTCGACGAGATCGGACCGCCCGCGCTGGTCGACCGGAACCAGATCGTCGCCCTGCGGTTCGAGACCGCGGGGCTCATGATCACGACGGACGGCCGCGCGCTCGAGCGGGGCGGCGTCGGTGATATGGTGCGGATCATGAACCTCTCCTCACGCGCCACGCTGTTCGGAGAGATCCAGCCCGACGGCTCCGTCCGGGTTCACAAATGAGGACGCTTTCGATGCCCCGCGCTGCCCTTGCTCTGA encodes:
- the fliE gene encoding flagellar hook-basal body complex protein FliE — encoded protein: MDMKAISAIRKYSDARPATEPRPVDSGIGGVFGDAAMDFAQTLAQSEDLSKASMIGDADPHALVQALAQTELAVETAVTVRNKVVEAYQEILRMPV
- a CDS encoding flagellar biosynthetic protein FliQ; this encodes MLDEIVFFDTLQQGLWIAVVVSIPILTAALVTGVSIGLVQALTSIQEMTLTFVPKLAAIVIVFWMSMDFMTQTIVSFFQERIVPLIAGG
- the flgC gene encoding flagellar basal body rod protein FlgC: MSDFNNSLNVSASGLKAQATRLRHLSENISNADTPGYRRKTISFRTAFDANRDVEMVETSKVHLDRRDLERIYDPSHPMADEDGYFEGSNVDLMIEIGDAREAQRSYEANLKMFEMARKMSGGLMDLLRK
- the flgG gene encoding flagellar basal-body rod protein FlgG translates to MRALKIAATGMSAQQMRVETISNNLANMSTTGYNARRAEFADLHYQQVARAGTINATDGTTLPTGVQLGLGVRPASVTVQLQQGTLAQSGGDLDVAIEGAGYLEVLMPSGETAYSRDGALKRSGEGMIVTSDGFPVEPQIVIPDDARSISISPDGEVYAYFADAVDAQLLGQFNLTGFTNAKGLEAIGSNMFLETEASGPPLTSTPGQDGLGTLRQGYLEDSSVDAVREITELIEAQRGYEMNAKVITAADQMMAATSQVR
- a CDS encoding FlgB family protein, translating into MFDRLDVFKMSYAMAVHAGHRQAVVAQNVANADTPGYQARDVASFSDSFRSTALSAGQVQKATRPGHLNGASSAVPASATVDRDAEASPNGNTVSLEMEMLKSIDAKRSHDRALAIYKSSLNILRLNLAR
- a CDS encoding flagellar hook-basal body complex protein, whose product is MDNAGYTTLTRQAGLMREMRVIANNIANAATSGYRQEGLIFSEYVKSVDGAESLSMGQGNVYNTSYAQGPLTQTGGGFDFAIEGDGFFLVETPAGQRLTRNGSFSPSAAGELVTFDGFRVLDAGGAPVFVPQGVSDVAVSADGTMSSDGVPIGQIGLVRPLDPGGMVREDGVMFRADGGQEPAVGARVMQGFIENSNVDPVLQIARMIEVQRAYEAGSSFLETEDERIRQSIKTLTE
- the flgA gene encoding flagellar basal body P-ring formation chaperone FlgA encodes the protein MTVLRFALVLAAIGQAAPADIVVPTRTIRANAIVTEGDVTAQPGENPDAFDRPGDVIGQEARVTLFAGRPIRLDEIGPPALVDRNQIVALRFETAGLMITTDGRALERGGVGDMVRIMNLSSRATLFGEIQPDGSVRVHK